From a single Toxoplasma gondii ME49 chromosome II, whole genome shotgun sequence genomic region:
- a CDS encoding hypothetical protein (encoded by transcript TGME49_221930), translated as MAEEDNTLQVVTGASAVENTANTSTSSAEKTLIKWEWTSVNLSIPGLPIRPLCTAEQVSPDSRVFQSPRVSGSFHIAPKADLERNIVAVYHPQVQNNSVSYRIERASLDASYKALTLRNREALRVGSDFVAQMEVKGFWFPPPPDGVSPAPLVHLSDEKVTVFELAPGTSDLLIHRNENLNLPATAAFMSKMTAWSLGRWLMTRKSAPQIS; from the coding sequence ATGGCCGAAGAGGATAATACTCTTCAAGTTGTGACAGGGGCTAGCGCAGTGGAAAACACAGCAAACACTTCTACGAGTTCAGCAGAGAAAACTCTGATAAAGTGGGAGTGGACGTCTGTCAACTTGTCGATTCCAGGGTTGCCAATCCGCCCTCTCTGCACTGCAGAGCAAGTCAGCCCTGACTCCCGCGTGTTCCAGAGTCCGCGAGTTTCTGGTTCGTTCCACATTGCGCCGAAAGCAGATCTAGAAAGAAACATTGTCGCAGTCTACCACCCGCAAGTTCAGAACAACAGCGTGTCTTACCGGATTGAGAGGGCGTCCCTTGACGCTTCGTACAAAGCGTTGACGCTGAGGAACAGGGAAGCGCTGCGTGTCGGCTCAGATTTCGTAGCACAGATGGAAGTAAAAGGTTTCTGGTTTCCCCCGCCCCCCGATGGGGTTTCGCCCGCTCCTCTTGTCCATCTGAGTGACGAAAAAGTGACTGTTTTCGAGCTCGCTCCTGGCACGTCGGACCTTCTGATTCACCGGAATGAAAACCTCAACCTCCCGGCCACTGCTGCGTTCATGTCGAAAATGACCGCGTGGAGTCTCGGACGTTGGCTCATGACGAGAAAGAGTGCTCCACAGATATCGTGA
- a CDS encoding adaptin n terminal region domain-containing protein (encoded by transcript TGME49_221940) — MAPSIRGVSLFIQDVRNAPSSSREQARVLQELSKIRQRFAHPKKPLTGYEKKKCLTKLLYIHLLGYPVDIGHAEAISLLSSPHYSERSAAFLFCSLLLVDSHTASRDLPDLRSLCCSSIKKELSLQHEDFAALALDCASYISDPDAAAELFPLMQATANPSSSASPLIRQKAYSCMLVFFRLRPSLLPCEVWASRLGQALLFEQDLSCLLSLVNLIFHAVLQTSQLHRWQQQLQLSAINILARILSRDVPENLFYRGIPAPWLAVRLLQLLQCFQVSGGKREVLSDEPSRREDKRRDREEDSREDEAVVKQQREAVALSLNEIVKTIFTQVATANEEEALPHQSRSSTLKGRKSHSFSAFRASSLSTRLASLSRLPQRQSSSGKGDRTGGSGDAAVPQRGTSFFSRKKGLGAHAVSPSVIQHAVLYEAISLSTHLQADADKDLKLSAAALLCSFVEEGDSNFRYKSLSLVAAMAADPDVHPELKGAVPAILRLLEEEDVSLRRQAISLLFALSGPDNWSEIVLALLESLHRDAETLPNISAHIAVLVETYAPDPTWLVDVAFQMLQRAPQHVRDETWVHVIQVVSGSSSSEPSDERDGDKLSGRKENSASVGRPDVELQRYAASRAAEFLEDAFLNEPLLRLCAYLLGHFGHLIKARVPGRRQIDALLFHFRRFVSASSFLSPGNFPPFTFIPLNDEAPAASCCPLLPLLLFALVKLAHAFPADSAPVLQVLQELHDSRDLELQTRAVELSALLELPDRQFVAQTLALLPPYRRRQLLSRPPPPRALAGSGGGRTTRAGANRAAEERLSAHLRAAPAATREAVAAVFSSSPRATGRSCETRGRRGSSRSPQRESFERERSSSESSPSRESSDGNSESDRDSRDTGEESGEETGGRQSEDRRGGREERERGRRSSDSSGAGRSVESAESEEEREHESRGSSRSSSVEREEEERRMQEKFMELLKSHPLPQSQNPEDQNRELWKRACIASEGTLCLLPGLLEVYVHRKFDKKDGMLLLEWRNLSRDKLLGLQRGSPPNSPEMLLKDEGFRPGEATWVEGSGTEVVNILPLRKAIQRIRLRCLKPFSAPPKLACLLCVSTGANQPPQQIQLPLSLPVVMANFLVPAKAVNEGSVFLRYWKQLLSREEEREGERGGESKEKVIVGPLALPPHQVPLFLSAGFKFHVIKVGRSLCGSGTFHTGTPAAGASSGASPRFVCASSMCTVELNPNVNPLLARITVRAAHPRVSLYLSRLLGFHLLRASAPPSSSSLVQASPEFALQSGSSPFAAPAGGENPAPPLSRGAGVVSAMPGTRASVNLSTAQVAGGPPLFPSASAGSPTGLTPQNFYRMTT; from the exons ATGGCTCCGTCGATTCGTggagtgtctctgtttatccAGGATGTGCGAAATGCGCCTTCGTCGAGTCGCGAGCAGGCTCGCGTCCTGCAGGAGCTGTCCAAGATTCGCCAGCGTTTTGCCCATCCGAAGAAACCGTTGACAGGctacgagaagaagaaatgccTCACCAAGctgctgtacatacacctgtTGGGCTACCCTGTGGACATTGGTCACGCAGAGGCGATTTCCCTCTTGTCCTCGCCTCACTACTCCGAGCGTTCggccgcctttctcttctgctcacTTCTGCTGGTCGACTCTCACACTGCGAGTCGCGACCTTCCAGACCTCAGAagtctctgctgctcctccaTAAAAAAGGAGCTCTCTCTTCAACATGAGGACTTCGCTGCTCTGGCCCTCGACTGCGCGAGCTACATCTCCGACCCAGACGCCGCCGCAGAACTCTTCCCTCTG ATGCAGGCGACGGCGaatccgtcttcttctgcctctccgttGATTCGTCAGAAGGCGTACAGTTGCATGCTGgtgttttttcgtctgcggccgtcgctgcttccttgCGAGGTGTGGGCGTCGCGCTTAGGCCAGGCACTGTTGTTCGAGCAAGATCTTTcgtgtctgctgtctctAGTGAACTTGATTTTCCACGCAGTCTTGCAGACAAGCCAGCTGCACCGGTGGCAACAGCAACTGCAGCTGTCGGCCATCAACATCCTTGCGCGCATTCTCTCGAGAGACGTTCCAGAAAACCTTTTTTACCGGGGCATCCCTGCGCCGTGGTTGGCTGTCCGGCTGCTCCAGCTTCTCCAGTGCTTCCAAGTCTCCGGAGGAAAACGGGAGGTTCTCTCCGACGAACCCAGCAGACGCGAAGacaagcgaagagacagagaggaagattCGCGAGAAGATGAAGCAGTTGTGAAGCAGCAGCGGGAAGCGGTGGCCCTCTCCCTCAATGAAATCGTCAAGACGATCTTCACGCAGGTCGCGACTgcaaacgaggaagag GCGTTGCCGCATCAGTCTCGATCCTCAACTCtgaaggggaggaagagtcactctttctcggcgtttcgcgcttcttccctctctacgcgtctcgcgtcgctctcgcgtttgCCGCAGAGGCAATCGTCTTCGGGGAAGGGTGATCGGACGGGAGGCTCCGGAGACGCGGCGGTTCCGCAGAGAGGTACAAGTTTTTTcagcaggaagaagggcCTTGGAGCGCATGCGGTCTCTCCCTCAGTCATTCAACATGCAGTTCTCTACGAGGCGATCAGTCTCTCCACCCATCTCCAAGCCGACGCCGACAAAGATCTCAAACTCTCCGCCGCGGCGCTTCTTTGCTCCTTCGTCGAGGAAGGC GATTCAAACTTTCGATACAAGAGTCTCTCTTTGGTGGCGGCGATGGCTGCGGATCCTGACGTTCACCCAGAGTTAAAAGGCGCAGTCCCTGCAATTCTTCGATTGCTTGAGGAAGAGGATGTCTCTCTCCGGAGACAG GCAATTAGCCTCCTCTTTGCCCTCAGTGGGCCTGACAACTGGAGTGAAATTGTTCTAGCTCTTCTGGAGAGTCTCCatcgagacgcagagactctTCCGAATATCTCTGCTCACATTGCCGTCCTTGTTGAAACATACGCACCGGACCCAACTTG GCTTGTTGACGTCGCCTTTCAGATGCTGCAGCGTGCGCCACAGCACGTAAGAGACGAGACATGGGTGCATGTCATTCAAGTTGTTTCCGGCAGTTCCTCCTCAGAGCCTTCAGACgaacgagacggagacaaactctcagggaggaaagagaattCCGCGTCGGTCGGTCGACCAGACGTCGAGCTGCAA AGATACGCTGCAAGCCGTGCTGCAGAATTTCTGGAAGATGCGTTTCTTAACGAACCTCTTCTCAG ACTCTGTGCGTATCTGCTGGGCCATTTCGGTCACTTGATAAAGGCGAGAGTTCCTGGGCGTCGGCAGATCGACGCGCTGCTGTTCCACTTTCGACGCTTCGTCTCGGCgtcctcgttcctctctccaggGAACTTCCCTCCTTTCACCTTCATTCCTTTGAACGACGAAGCGCCAGCTGCTTCGTGTtgccctctcctccctcttcttctcttcgccctcgTCAAACTCGCGCATGCCTTTCCGGCAGACTCTGCTCCCGTTCTTCAGGTGCTTCAAGAGCTCCACGACAGCAGAGACTTGGAGCTGCAAACAAGAGCTGTCGAACTCTCTGC tctgTTGGAGTTACCAGATCGTCAGTTCGTTGCACAGACTCTCGCGCTGTTGCCGCCTTATCGTCGACGTCAGCTGCTTTCTCGCCCTCCGCCGCCGCGGGCACTCGCAGGCTCTGGCGGGGGCAGGACGACGCGTGCGGGAGCGAATCGCGCTGCAGAGGAGCGACTGTCTGCTCATCTGCGAGCTGCACCCGCCGCGACTCGCGAGGCGGTTGCGgctgtcttctcgtcctctccaaGAGCGACGGGTAGGAGCTGCGAGACACGCGGGAGACGGGGGTCGTCTCGGTCCcctcagagagagagtttCGAACGAGAACGGTCCTCCAGCGAAAGCAGTCCGAGTCGAGAGAGCTCCGACGGTAACTcggaaagcgacagagacagcagagacacgggagaggagagcggagaggagactggGGGGCGTCAAAGCGAGGATcggcgaggagggagagaggagcgagaaagaggaaggaggtcGAGTGACTCCAGCGGGGCGGGGCGATCTGTGGAGAGCGCAGAGTCGGAGGAGGAACGCGAGCacgagagcagaggaagcagtcGGAGCAGcagtgtggagagagaagaagaggagagacgaatgCAGGAGAAGTTCATGGAACTACTGAAAAGCCATCCGCTGCCGCAGAGCCAAAATCCGGAAGATCAGAACCGCGAGCTGTGGAAGCGAGCGTGCATCGCGTCTGAGGGAACGCTATGCCTCCTCCCCGGCCTCCttgaggtgtatgtacaccggaAATTTGACAAGAAGGACGGAATGCTCCTTCTCGAGTGGCGCAACTTGAGTCGCGACAAACTCCTCGGGCTTCAAAG AGGAAGTCCGCCAAACAGCCCGGAGATGCTGCTGAAGGACGAAGGCTTTCGACCGGGAGAAGCGACTTGGGTCGAAGGCAGTGGAACTGAGGTGGTGAACATTTTGCCGCTCCGAAAAGCCATTCAGAGAATTCGCCTGCGATGTCTGAAACCATTCAGTGCCCCGCCGAagctcgcctgtctcctctgcgtctccacggGCGCGAACCAG CCTCCGCAGCAGAttcagctgcctctgtcgcttccagTCGTCATGGCGAACTTTCTAGTTCCGGCGAAAGCTGTGAATGAAggctctgttttcctccgcTACTGGAAGCAGCTGCTCTctagagaagaagaaagagaaggcgagcgcggaggagaaagcaaagaaaaggTGATCGTGGGTCCGCTGGCGTTGCCGCCGCACCAAgtgcctctcttcttgagCGCAGGTTTCAAGTTTCACGTCATCAAG GTTGGTCGCAGCCTCTGCGGCAGCGGCACGTTCCACACGGGGACGCCGGCAGCAGGCGCCTCCAGTGGCGCCTCGCCTCGCTTTGTGTGCGCCTCTTCCATGTGCACAGTTGAGCTGAACCCAAACGTGAA TCCTTTGCTTGCGCGGATAACAGTGCGTGCAGCGCATCCTAGGGTTTCTCTGTAtttgtctcgtctcctcggaTTCCACTTGCTTCGAGCGTCTGCTCCCCCCTCGTCCAGTTCGCTCGTCCAGGCGTCGCCGGAATTCGCGCTGCAATCGGGCTCTTCCCCGTTTGCGGCGCCTGCTGGCGGCGAGAATCCCGCGCCTCCTTTGTCTCGCGGAGCAGGAGTTGTTTCTGCAATGCCCGGAACTCGCGCAAGCGTGAATCTGAGCACTGCACAAGTAGCGGGGGGTCCGCCACTCTTTCCCTCCGCCTCTGCAGGTTCTCCGACAGGTTTAACGCCGCAGAACTTCTACCGCATGACAACCTGA
- a CDS encoding splicesome-associated protein, putative (encoded by transcript TGME49_221950) → MSASLLEHLRASHEEVERVEKAAAQLLLLQDQRCGTAPSSSSSSSSSVLKGEKRKREKLRLDWAVADMLSRMQESAQKCLEIYGDGDNLRKDEIGFLGGQREGGGGNDVWVNFYERIRQIREFHRKRAMTAAAQGTDLSVAPEMKDPQALVEEANQTPYLDGVFDEAEQWGEMLNLHNSFTTFINWKPLRTYKVNEARKAETARLMKRGLTEEVAERLKDSRFEEDLVDYISYLKTFHVFTSIPRALKYRSSDYLAYLNGIVAYLQDFFRRRNPLADHDQVRQKFSEQFEEQWGRKEVPGWQTPTMELPLYCRPTDKVFLSEGPRESHMQGKKYKKALIEFTKLSHEEQEKQAEASQAHDKELAEAEFLVNAYKEILEDVVERTVAFHHKKQSRTAEELEEENRISDDEDDQQAAKAVGDAERDSEDEEDDQPIYNPLNLPLGFDGRPIPFWLYKLHGLGQEFKCEICGNFSYWGRRAFERHFMEWRHAFGMRCLRIPNTTHFKEITKIEDAIKLYEKLKKDAEGKTFKDEQELECEDSQGNVMNLRAFEDLRRQGLL, encoded by the exons atgtctgcgtctctgttgGAGCATCTGCGTGCGTCTCACGAGGAGGTGGAGCGAGTGGAAAAAGCAGCTGCTCAGCTGCTTTTGCTTCAAGACCAGAGATGCGGcactgcgccttcttcttcctcctcctcttcttcttctgtgttgaAGGGTGAGAAGCGAAAGCGCGAGAAGCTGCGTCTCGACTGGGCCGTCGCAGACATGCTGAGTCGGATGCAAGAGAGTGCACAGAAGTGCCTGGAGATCTACGGAGACGGCGACAACTTGCGAAAAGACGAAATCGGTTTTCTCGGCGGACAGCGCGAGGGCGGCGGTGGCAACGATGTGTGGGTGAACTTCTACGAACGGATCAGACAGATTCGAGAGtttcacagaaaacgagcaaTGACAGCAGCTGCACAGGGAACCGACTTGAGTGTCGCACCCGAAATGAAGGATCCGCAAGCTCTCGTCGAGGAGGCAAATCAG ACTCCCTATTTGGATGGCGTTTTCGACGAAGCGGAGCAGTGGGGTGAGATGCTGAATTTGCACAACAGCTTCACCACGTTCATCAACTGGAAACCACTGAGAACTTACAAAGTCAACGAGgccagaaaagcagag acggcgCGCCTGATGAAGCGCGGCTTGACGGAGGAGGTCGCGGAGCGTCTGAAGGACAGCCGCTTCGAGGAAGACTTGGTCGACTACATTTCTTACTTGAAGACCTTCCACGTATTTACCTCCATTCCTCGCGCCCTCAAGTATCGGTCCTCAGACTACCTCGCGTACCTCAATGGAATTGTCGCGTATCTCCAAGACTTCTTCCGCCGACGCAACCCCCTTGCAGACCACGATCAG GTGCGGCAGAAGTTCTCCGAGCAATTCGAGGAACAGTGGGGGCGCAAGGAAGTACCTGGCTGGCAGACGCCGACGATGGAGCTGCCTCTCTACTGCAGACCGACAGACAAAGTCTTCCTTTCAGAAGGCCCCCGCGAGTCGCACATGCAG GGGAAGAAGTACAAGAAGGCGCTTATCGAGTTCACCAAGCTGTCTCACGAGGAGCAGGAAAAGCAGGCAGAAGCATCGCAGGCGCACGACAAGGAACTGGCTGAAGCTGAATTTCTTGTCAATGCGTACAAGGAAATTCTTGAGGATGTCGTGGAG CGCACTGTGGCATTCCACCACAAGAAGCAGTCACGGACGGCAGAAGAGTTGGAGGAAGAAAATCGAATTAGTGATGACGAGGATGACCAGCAAGCTGCAAAGGCTGtcggcgacgcagagcgcgacagcgaagatgaagaagacgaccaACCAATCTACAATCCTCTCAATCTCCCTCTGG GGTTCGACGGCCGTCCGATTCCATTTTGGCTGTACAAGCTGCACGGTCTGGGCCAAGAATTCAAATGCGAAATTTGCGGCAACTTCTCTTACTGGGGAAGACGAGCTTTCGAGCGTCACTTCATGGAGTGGAGACATGCGTTCGGCATGCGCTGCCTCCGCATCCCGAATACGACTCACTTCAAG GAGATCACAAAGATCGAGGACGCTATCAAGCTGTACGAGAAATTGAAGAAGGATGCAGAAGGGAAG ACCTTCAAAGACGAGCAGGAACTCGAGTGCGAGGACTCGCAGGGAAACGTGATGAATCTTCGCGCCTTCGAAGATCTCCGCAGACAGGGACTGCTTTGA